Proteins found in one Paenibacillus sp. FSL R10-2782 genomic segment:
- a CDS encoding HAMP domain-containing sensor histidine kinase, which translates to MKAAGKSRRRTALRSLRSQLLARTLLILALLLVLIGFLQYFLMKDFLYRSRADAMGTQLGSIPADLLIKDSQEKSGSSTPKEGINRKDNRPRPFLFWADMSLASIDTAGTFTSLSNENGLTPPRLTAQQYISMQQNKHMRYGYQLLTDAQGNEQLVVFRPLGPPDHSKGLLQMGVSTTSMQEQLINQLRTFILLSLIALAIGLALMLPVLRRTLVPLSRMVEAVKRIDAGNLAERFDAEQGQYEVDRLAVSFNGMLERLEHSFAAERELQMQMRRFIADASHELRTPLTSIHGFLEVLLRGAASNPKQLQSALESMYGESKRMNKLVSDLLLLAKLDRTPELKLEDMSLDTLLLEMKPQLLMLAGKRRVIFDMTAGVRVLAEGDKIKQVVLNLFHNAVQHTDMERGVIHVNLSAGKKLADIQIRDNGPGMSKEQLDRIFERFYRGDESRTRSSGGAGLGLAITQSIVEAHGGKITAASTPGEGSVFKVALPLAGTV; encoded by the coding sequence ATGAAAGCGGCGGGGAAAAGCCGGAGAAGAACTGCGCTCCGTTCTCTCCGCTCCCAGCTTTTGGCCAGGACGTTACTTATTTTGGCGCTGCTGCTCGTCTTGATCGGATTTTTACAATATTTCCTGATGAAAGATTTTCTGTATCGCAGTCGGGCGGATGCGATGGGTACTCAGTTAGGCTCAATTCCTGCCGATTTATTGATTAAAGATTCGCAGGAGAAGAGCGGAAGCTCCACACCCAAAGAAGGAATCAATCGGAAGGATAACCGACCGAGGCCGTTTTTGTTTTGGGCGGATATGTCGCTGGCTTCCATAGATACAGCTGGAACCTTTACGAGCCTGTCTAACGAAAATGGACTTACGCCGCCGAGGCTCACCGCTCAGCAATATATTTCGATGCAGCAAAACAAGCACATGCGTTATGGCTATCAATTGCTCACGGATGCCCAAGGGAACGAGCAACTGGTCGTATTCCGTCCGCTCGGTCCGCCTGACCATTCGAAAGGGCTGCTTCAAATGGGTGTATCCACAACTTCCATGCAAGAGCAACTGATTAATCAGTTGCGTACCTTCATTTTACTATCTCTGATTGCGCTCGCAATTGGTCTGGCGCTTATGCTTCCAGTGCTGCGGCGCACGTTGGTGCCCCTTTCGAGGATGGTCGAGGCGGTCAAACGCATTGATGCGGGCAATCTGGCCGAGCGCTTTGATGCAGAGCAGGGGCAGTATGAGGTGGACCGCTTGGCGGTATCCTTTAACGGGATGCTGGAACGGCTGGAGCATTCATTTGCTGCCGAGCGCGAGTTACAGATGCAGATGAGACGGTTTATTGCGGATGCTTCCCATGAATTGCGCACCCCGCTCACTTCGATTCACGGGTTCTTGGAGGTGCTACTTCGTGGAGCCGCATCTAATCCAAAGCAGCTTCAATCTGCACTGGAGAGTATGTATGGAGAATCCAAACGGATGAACAAGCTTGTCTCCGATTTACTGTTGCTGGCTAAGCTGGACCGGACGCCCGAATTGAAGCTGGAAGATATGTCGCTGGATACGTTGCTGCTGGAAATGAAGCCGCAGCTTCTGATGCTGGCGGGCAAGCGAAGAGTGATTTTTGATATGACAGCGGGTGTGCGAGTGCTGGCTGAAGGGGATAAAATCAAGCAGGTAGTGCTCAATCTGTTCCATAATGCTGTTCAGCATACAGATATGGAGAGAGGTGTGATCCATGTAAACTTGTCTGCCGGGAAGAAGCTGGCGGATATTCAGATTCGTGATAACGGGCCGGGCATGAGTAAAGAGCAGTTGGATCGGATTTTTGAACGCTTTTACCGTGGAGATGAGTCACGTACGCGCAGCTCGGGCGGAGCTGGTCTTGGTCTGGCGATTACACAGTCTATTGTGGAAGCACACGGTGGAAAAATCACCGCTGCAAGTACGCCGGGAGAAGGGAGTGTATTCAAGGTCGCGCTGCCGTTAGCGGGGACGGTATAA
- a CDS encoding response regulator transcription factor, whose amino-acid sequence MNPIHGVKIMLADDEPHILQFLELGLINEGYEVKTAENGSDALDLAKEFRPHVAVLDVMMPEMNGFEVCQSLKETEDNIAVIMLTAKDDVDDRVKGLKLGADDYVVKPFSFNELLARIEARLRNQFPDLLGEVVHGPFQVDDRRKEIRYQNQVLELSPTEYELLKFLVLNHGIVLSKSRILDRVWGYDFGGEDNIVEVYIRSLREKLKDKEHRVIRTLRGVGYRVDLL is encoded by the coding sequence ATGAATCCGATACACGGGGTTAAAATTATGTTAGCGGACGATGAGCCGCACATTTTGCAATTTTTGGAGCTTGGGCTGATTAATGAAGGCTATGAGGTTAAAACAGCTGAGAACGGCAGTGATGCACTGGATTTAGCAAAAGAGTTCCGCCCGCATGTTGCGGTGCTGGATGTTATGATGCCTGAAATGAATGGCTTTGAGGTATGCCAAAGTCTCAAGGAGACAGAGGATAACATTGCAGTCATTATGCTGACAGCCAAGGATGATGTGGATGATCGGGTAAAAGGATTAAAACTGGGCGCGGACGATTATGTCGTGAAACCCTTTAGTTTTAATGAACTGCTGGCCCGGATTGAAGCACGTCTGCGCAATCAGTTTCCCGATCTGCTCGGAGAAGTGGTTCACGGACCCTTTCAGGTGGATGATCGACGAAAGGAAATTCGCTACCAAAATCAGGTGCTGGAGCTGTCGCCTACCGAATATGAACTATTGAAGTTTTTGGTGTTGAATCACGGGATTGTTCTTAGTAAAAGTCGAATCCTGGATCGAGTATGGGGATACGATTTTGGGGGCGAGGACAATATTGTCGAGGTGTATATTCGCTCCTTACGTGAAAAGCTCAAAGACAAGGAGCATCGGGTCATCCGTACGCTGCGTGGTGTTGGGTACCGAGTGGACTTGCTATGA